In the genome of Burkholderia diffusa, one region contains:
- a CDS encoding gluconate 2-dehydrogenase subunit 3 family protein yields MSTPPDKPNSRRRFLRTSVALVPIASVAGCDLRSSSSPTAAGNASTASAGAERAPYKPTFFDAKEWAFVQAAVDRLIPADAEGPGALESGVPEFIDRQMETSYAHGATWYMQGPFQQGVPELGYQLKLVPRDIYRLGIAAVNRYCEKAHGKVFADLDAPTRDTVLGALEKGGAQIDDVPSAIFFGQLLQNTREGYFCDPVHGGNHDMAAWKMIGFPGARADFMDFVNQNGKPYPYGPVSINGERT; encoded by the coding sequence ATGTCCACGCCACCCGACAAACCCAACTCGCGTCGCCGCTTCCTGCGCACGTCGGTCGCGCTCGTGCCGATCGCGTCGGTCGCCGGTTGCGACCTGCGCTCGTCGTCGTCCCCGACCGCGGCCGGCAATGCCTCCACTGCGTCGGCCGGCGCCGAACGCGCGCCGTACAAGCCGACCTTCTTCGATGCGAAGGAGTGGGCGTTCGTCCAGGCCGCCGTCGACCGGCTGATTCCGGCCGACGCCGAAGGCCCTGGCGCGCTCGAATCCGGCGTGCCGGAATTCATCGACCGCCAGATGGAAACGTCGTACGCACACGGCGCGACGTGGTACATGCAGGGGCCGTTCCAGCAGGGCGTGCCCGAGCTTGGCTATCAGCTCAAGCTCGTGCCGCGCGACATCTATCGGCTCGGCATCGCAGCGGTCAACCGCTATTGCGAAAAGGCGCACGGCAAGGTGTTCGCCGATCTCGACGCGCCGACTCGCGACACCGTGCTCGGCGCACTGGAAAAAGGCGGTGCGCAGATCGACGACGTGCCGTCCGCCATCTTCTTCGGCCAGTTGCTGCAGAACACGCGCGAAGGCTACTTCTGCGATCCGGTGCATGGCGGCAATCACGACATGGCCGCGTGGAAGATGATCGGCTTTCCGGGCGCGCGCGCCGATTTCATGGATTTCGTCAACCAGAACGGCAAGCCGTACCCGTACGGCCCGGTCTCGATCAACGGGGAGCGCACCTGA
- a CDS encoding GMC family oxidoreductase yields the protein MAAEKKPHVDAVIVGFGWTGAILAKELTEAGLNVVALERGEYRDTYPDGAYPNTIDELTYNVRKKLFLDLSKTTVSIRHGVQDTALPYRQLAAFLPGEGVGGAGLHWSGVHFRITPEELRLRSHYEERYGKKFIPEGMTIQDTGVSYDELEPYFDFAEKVFGTSGQAYKVGGKVVGDGNVFEANRSDNFPLPAQLNTYSAQRFFDAAKSLGLHPYRLPSANTSGPYTNPYGVQMGPCNFCGYCSGYACYMYSKASPNLNILPALKQVPNFELRSKCHVLRVDLDDTKKRATGVTYVDPAGREVHQPADLVIVAAFQYHNVHLLLLSGIGKPYDPISGEGVVGRNFAYQNLSTIKAFFDKDTFTNPFIGAGGNGVAVDDFNADNFDHGPLGFVGGSPLWVNQAGVKPISGIATPPGTPQWGSAWKKAVKDNYAHTISMDAHGTNMSYRDVYLDLDPTYRDSYGQPLLRMTFDWKDNDIRMAQYVTGQMKKIAEAMGPKAIGVSTREFGKHFDSRAYQTTHLVGGAIMGTDPKTSVLNRYLQCWDVHNVFVMGASALPQGIGYNPTGIIAALAYWSARAIREQYLKNPAPLVTA from the coding sequence ATGGCAGCGGAAAAGAAGCCGCATGTCGATGCGGTAATCGTCGGTTTCGGCTGGACCGGCGCGATTCTCGCGAAGGAACTGACCGAAGCGGGCCTGAACGTCGTCGCGCTGGAGCGCGGCGAGTATCGCGACACATACCCGGACGGCGCATATCCGAATACGATCGACGAACTGACCTACAACGTCCGCAAGAAGCTGTTCCTCGACCTGTCGAAGACGACCGTGTCGATCCGCCACGGCGTGCAGGACACCGCGCTGCCGTACCGGCAGCTCGCCGCGTTCCTGCCCGGCGAGGGCGTCGGCGGCGCGGGGCTGCACTGGTCGGGCGTGCATTTCCGGATCACGCCGGAAGAGCTGCGCCTGCGCAGCCATTATGAAGAGCGTTACGGCAAGAAGTTCATCCCGGAAGGGATGACGATCCAGGACACGGGCGTCAGCTACGACGAGCTCGAGCCGTATTTCGACTTCGCCGAGAAGGTGTTCGGCACGTCGGGGCAGGCATACAAGGTCGGTGGCAAGGTGGTCGGCGACGGCAACGTGTTCGAGGCGAACCGCAGCGACAACTTCCCGTTGCCCGCGCAGCTCAACACGTATTCGGCGCAACGCTTCTTCGATGCGGCGAAGTCGCTCGGGCTGCATCCATACCGGCTGCCGTCGGCGAACACGTCGGGGCCGTACACGAACCCGTACGGCGTGCAAATGGGGCCGTGCAACTTCTGCGGCTACTGCAGCGGCTACGCGTGCTACATGTACTCGAAGGCGTCGCCGAACCTGAACATCCTGCCCGCGCTCAAGCAGGTGCCGAACTTCGAGTTGCGCTCGAAGTGTCACGTGCTGCGCGTGGACCTCGACGACACGAAGAAGCGCGCGACGGGCGTCACCTACGTCGACCCGGCCGGCCGCGAAGTACACCAGCCGGCCGATCTCGTGATCGTCGCGGCGTTTCAGTATCACAACGTGCACCTGCTGCTGCTCTCGGGCATCGGCAAGCCGTACGACCCGATCTCGGGCGAAGGCGTCGTGGGGCGCAATTTCGCGTACCAGAACCTGTCGACGATCAAGGCGTTCTTCGACAAGGACACCTTCACGAACCCGTTCATCGGCGCGGGCGGCAACGGCGTCGCGGTGGACGACTTCAACGCGGACAACTTCGACCATGGCCCGCTCGGCTTCGTCGGCGGTTCGCCGCTGTGGGTGAACCAGGCCGGCGTGAAGCCGATCAGCGGCATCGCGACGCCGCCGGGCACGCCGCAGTGGGGCTCGGCGTGGAAGAAGGCCGTGAAGGACAACTACGCGCATACGATCTCGATGGACGCGCACGGCACGAACATGTCGTATCGCGATGTCTATCTCGACCTCGATCCGACCTATCGCGATTCGTACGGCCAGCCGCTCTTGCGGATGACCTTCGACTGGAAGGACAACGACATCAGGATGGCGCAGTACGTGACCGGGCAGATGAAGAAGATCGCGGAGGCGATGGGGCCGAAGGCGATCGGCGTGTCGACGCGCGAGTTCGGCAAGCACTTCGATTCGCGCGCGTACCAGACGACGCACCTGGTCGGCGGCGCGATCATGGGCACGGATCCGAAAACGAGCGTGCTGAACCGCTACCTGCAGTGCTGGGACGTGCACAACGTGTTCGTGATGGGCGCGTCGGCGCTGCCGCAGGGCATCGGCTACAACCCGACCGGGATCATCGCGGCGCTGGCCTACTGGTCGGCACGTGCGATCCGCGAGCAATACCTGAAAAACCCCGCTCCGCTGGTGACCGCATGA
- a CDS encoding cytochrome c produces the protein MKRTVNHHNAARQTSPLRRALAIGTAWAAFGLAGGAAFAQPAAPAAASGPTAAAAAQSADANLVKRGEYLARAGDCIACHTASGGKPFAGGLKFDTPIGAIYSTNITPDPKTGLGGWTLDDFTRAVREGVRKNGDTMYPAMPYPSYARLSDDDVKALYAYFMHGVAPVERENRSVDIVWPLSMRWPLTFWRKMFAPAPKPFDAGPYTDPVVARGAYLVQGLGHCGACHTPRAATMQERALTDAGGLDFLAGGAAIDGWVPTSLRGEPRTGLGTWTETEIVQFLKTGRTLRTAAFGGMTDVVGHSMQHMTDDDLTAIARYLKTLPPRVQGEQPHVYDAAAAKALQTGDASKPGAAVYRDNCMACHRSDGHGYTRVFPALAGNPVVQGEDPTSLIHVVLEGSALQGTHTAPSTFTMPPFGWRLSDQEVADVSNFVRTSWGNAGAAITAAQVAKVRKSTPATRPEPPPGARFPQASR, from the coding sequence ATGAAGAGGACAGTGAACCACCACAACGCCGCGCGCCAAACGTCCCCGCTGCGGCGCGCACTGGCGATCGGCACGGCATGGGCGGCGTTCGGCCTCGCGGGCGGGGCGGCCTTCGCGCAGCCGGCGGCGCCGGCCGCGGCTTCCGGCCCGACGGCGGCAGCGGCGGCACAGTCAGCCGATGCGAACCTCGTCAAGCGCGGCGAATATCTTGCCCGCGCGGGCGACTGCATCGCGTGCCACACCGCGAGCGGCGGCAAGCCGTTCGCGGGCGGGCTGAAATTCGACACGCCGATCGGCGCGATCTATTCGACCAACATCACGCCGGACCCGAAGACGGGCCTCGGCGGCTGGACGCTCGACGACTTCACCCGCGCGGTGCGCGAGGGCGTCCGCAAGAACGGCGACACGATGTATCCGGCAATGCCGTATCCGTCCTACGCGCGCCTGAGCGACGACGACGTGAAGGCGCTGTACGCGTACTTCATGCACGGCGTCGCGCCGGTCGAGCGCGAGAATCGCTCGGTCGACATCGTGTGGCCGTTGTCGATGCGCTGGCCGCTGACGTTCTGGCGCAAGATGTTCGCGCCGGCGCCGAAGCCGTTCGATGCGGGACCGTACACCGATCCGGTGGTCGCGCGCGGCGCGTATCTCGTGCAGGGTCTCGGCCATTGCGGCGCGTGCCACACGCCGCGCGCGGCGACGATGCAGGAGCGTGCGCTGACCGATGCGGGCGGGCTCGACTTCCTGGCCGGCGGCGCGGCGATCGACGGTTGGGTGCCGACGAGCCTGCGGGGCGAGCCGCGCACCGGGCTCGGCACGTGGACCGAAACCGAGATCGTGCAGTTCCTGAAGACCGGTCGCACGCTGCGCACGGCCGCGTTCGGCGGGATGACGGACGTGGTCGGCCACAGCATGCAGCACATGACCGACGACGACCTGACCGCGATCGCGCGCTACCTGAAGACGTTGCCGCCGCGCGTGCAGGGCGAGCAGCCGCACGTGTACGACGCGGCCGCGGCGAAGGCGCTGCAGACGGGTGACGCGAGCAAGCCGGGCGCCGCCGTCTATCGTGACAACTGCATGGCGTGTCACCGCAGCGACGGCCACGGCTACACGCGCGTGTTCCCGGCGCTCGCCGGCAACCCCGTCGTGCAGGGCGAGGATCCGACGTCGCTGATCCACGTCGTGCTGGAAGGCAGTGCACTGCAGGGCACGCACACCGCGCCGTCGACCTTCACGATGCCGCCGTTCGGCTGGCGTCTGTCGGACCAGGAAGTCGCGGATGTGTCGAACTTCGTGCGCACGAGCTGGGGCAATGCGGGTGCGGCGATCACGGCCGCGCAGGTCGCGAAGGTGCGCAAGAGCACGCCGGCGACACGGCCGGAACCGCCGCCGGGCGCGCGATTCCCGCAGGCGTCGCGCTGA
- a CDS encoding cation:proton antiporter, protein MPHDVSLIALLAAGFGLAMVFGYLAALLKMPPLVGYLLAGIVIGPGTPGFVGDLSLAQQLAEVGVMLLMFGVGLHFSLGDLLAVRKIALPGAIVQITVATLLGGGLALTWGWSLGAALVFGLALSVASTVVLLRALEGRGLVETVNGRIAVGWLVVEDLVMVLVLVLLPPVAGLLGGTPPGDAHAAGGSVWGTLGVTMLKVAAFIALMLVVGKRVFPRILWLVARTGSRELFTLCMIAAAVGIAFGAAKLFDVSFALGAFFAGMMMRESEFSRRAADETLPLRDAFSVLFFISVGMLFDPKVLLAEPLHVIEVAAIVLIGKTLAAVALVIAFRYPLNTALTVGAGLAQIGEFSFILAGLGRVLGLLSAEGQSLILAVALISIAMNTLLFAMIDPALAWIRKHSAFARKLEARDDPLAALPMSTPQTHLTGQVVIVGYGKVGTRIAHALDERGIAYVVVEQNRELVEKLRADGIAAVSGDAIEPIVLVQAHIARAGMLVVTLPDVFDVRQIVEISRTLNPMLEVVLCTNSSDEAALLSSEGVGTVFMGESELARGMTEHVLGRMVKPVAAAHAR, encoded by the coding sequence ATGCCTCATGACGTCAGCCTGATTGCGTTGCTCGCGGCCGGTTTCGGTCTCGCGATGGTTTTCGGTTACCTCGCGGCGCTGCTGAAAATGCCGCCGCTCGTCGGCTATCTGCTCGCCGGGATCGTGATCGGCCCCGGCACGCCCGGTTTCGTCGGCGACCTGTCGCTCGCGCAGCAGCTCGCCGAAGTCGGCGTGATGCTGCTGATGTTCGGCGTCGGCCTGCATTTCTCGCTCGGCGATCTGCTTGCGGTGCGCAAGATCGCGCTGCCGGGCGCCATCGTTCAGATCACCGTCGCGACGCTGCTCGGCGGCGGGCTCGCCCTCACGTGGGGCTGGAGCCTCGGCGCGGCGCTCGTGTTCGGGCTCGCGCTGTCGGTCGCGAGCACGGTCGTGCTGTTGCGGGCGCTTGAGGGGCGCGGGCTCGTCGAGACGGTGAACGGGCGCATCGCGGTCGGCTGGCTAGTCGTCGAGGATCTCGTGATGGTGCTTGTGCTCGTGCTGCTGCCGCCCGTCGCGGGGCTGCTCGGCGGCACGCCGCCCGGCGATGCGCATGCGGCCGGCGGCAGCGTGTGGGGCACGCTCGGCGTCACGATGCTGAAGGTCGCCGCGTTCATCGCGCTGATGCTCGTGGTCGGCAAGCGCGTGTTCCCGCGCATCCTGTGGCTCGTCGCGCGCACCGGCTCGCGCGAACTGTTCACGCTGTGCATGATCGCCGCGGCGGTCGGCATCGCGTTCGGCGCGGCTAAACTGTTCGACGTGTCGTTCGCGCTCGGCGCGTTCTTCGCCGGAATGATGATGCGCGAATCGGAGTTCAGCCGGCGCGCGGCCGACGAAACGCTGCCGCTGCGCGACGCGTTCTCGGTGCTGTTCTTCATTTCGGTCGGGATGCTGTTCGACCCGAAAGTGCTGCTCGCCGAGCCGCTGCACGTGATCGAAGTCGCGGCGATCGTGCTGATCGGCAAGACGCTCGCGGCGGTCGCGCTGGTGATCGCGTTCCGTTATCCGCTGAACACCGCGCTGACGGTCGGCGCAGGCCTTGCGCAGATCGGCGAGTTCTCGTTCATTCTCGCGGGGCTCGGTCGTGTGCTCGGGCTGCTGTCGGCCGAAGGGCAGAGCCTGATTCTCGCGGTCGCGCTGATCTCGATCGCGATGAACACGCTGCTGTTCGCGATGATCGATCCGGCGCTTGCGTGGATCCGCAAGCATTCGGCGTTCGCGCGCAAGCTCGAGGCACGCGACGACCCGCTCGCGGCACTGCCGATGTCGACACCGCAGACGCACCTGACCGGGCAGGTCGTGATCGTCGGCTACGGCAAGGTCGGCACGCGAATCGCGCATGCGCTGGACGAGCGCGGGATCGCGTATGTGGTCGTCGAGCAGAACCGCGAGCTTGTCGAAAAACTGCGCGCGGACGGCATCGCCGCCGTGTCGGGCGACGCGATCGAGCCGATCGTGCTCGTACAGGCGCATATCGCGCGCGCCGGGATGCTGGTCGTCACGCTGCCGGACGTATTCGATGTGCGGCAGATCGTCGAGATCTCGCGCACGCTGAACCCGATGCTGGAGGTCGTGCTGTGCACGAACAGCAGCGACGAGGCCGCGTTGCTGTCGAGCGAGGGCGTCGGCACCGTGTTCATGGGCGAGAGCGAACTCGCCCGCGGGATGACCGAGCACGTGCTCGGCAGGATGGTGAAGCCGGTGGCGGCCGCGCACGCGCGCTGA
- a CDS encoding peptidoglycan D,D-transpeptidase FtsI family protein, with protein sequence MSVKKKTHPADPYAAATKHPMLASRLPMWRSKLVVIMVSLGFAALIGRAFWVQVANQDFYVGQGQKRYQRTIELDAMRGRIVDRNGAMLAVSLSTYEIWANPKQVAENDYPQIAKLLDMPLAEVKRRLRNDRTFVLLKRQIDADTASRLDKLEIDGITQIADSKRFYPEGESAAHVVGFTNVEDKGQEGVELAANGRLSGTSGQREVIRDRLGRIVSDTRPLVPAQHGATIELTIDRRIQQLAFSQLKAAVLENNAVAGSVVVLDAQNGEILALANYPTFDPNDRARLTGQQLRNRAVIDTFEPGSTIKPLVVALSIDERKVTPNTIINTSPGTYKIGPAVIHDTSNHGSLTVSQALQKSSNVALAKLALNLPAETIWNKYQEYGIGRAPELTFPGVASGRLRGYKRWRPIEQATMAYGYGLSMSLLQIAQTYTAYAGDGTLHPVSLLKNGSDPQTVAAHRGHRVTSPQTAAAIRAMLESAVGEGGTGRRARVDGYRIGGKTGTARKQVGATYAKGKYRALFAGMAPMSNPRLIVAVMIDEPRGKGYYGGTVAGPVFSSVTSGSLQLLGVPPDAPVEPTPNAPAKAAPPKTVAAPKAAAQSKTAAVQKTSAPVKTATQSGAVEPAKAAAG encoded by the coding sequence ATGAGCGTGAAAAAGAAGACCCACCCCGCCGATCCGTACGCCGCCGCGACCAAGCACCCGATGTTGGCGTCGCGCCTGCCGATGTGGCGCTCGAAGCTGGTCGTGATCATGGTGTCCCTCGGTTTCGCCGCGCTGATCGGGCGCGCCTTCTGGGTGCAGGTCGCGAACCAGGATTTCTACGTCGGGCAAGGCCAGAAGCGCTACCAGCGCACGATCGAGCTCGACGCGATGCGCGGGCGCATCGTCGACCGCAACGGTGCAATGCTTGCGGTCAGCCTGTCGACCTATGAAATCTGGGCGAACCCGAAACAGGTCGCCGAAAACGACTATCCGCAGATCGCGAAGCTGCTCGACATGCCGCTTGCGGAAGTGAAGCGCCGCCTGCGCAACGACCGGACGTTCGTGCTGCTCAAGCGGCAGATCGACGCCGACACCGCGAGCCGGCTCGACAAGCTCGAGATTGACGGCATCACGCAGATCGCCGACTCGAAGCGCTTCTATCCCGAGGGCGAATCGGCCGCGCACGTGGTCGGCTTCACGAACGTCGAAGACAAGGGCCAGGAAGGCGTCGAACTCGCGGCGAACGGGCGGCTGTCGGGTACCTCCGGGCAGCGCGAGGTGATCCGCGATCGACTGGGCCGCATCGTGTCCGACACGCGTCCGCTCGTGCCCGCGCAGCACGGCGCGACGATTGAACTGACGATCGACCGGCGCATCCAGCAGCTCGCGTTCAGCCAGCTCAAGGCCGCGGTGCTCGAGAACAACGCGGTAGCCGGAAGCGTGGTCGTGCTCGACGCGCAAAACGGCGAAATCCTCGCGCTCGCGAACTACCCGACCTTCGATCCGAACGACCGCGCCCGGCTGACGGGCCAGCAGCTGCGCAACCGCGCGGTGATCGATACGTTCGAGCCGGGTTCGACCATCAAGCCGCTCGTCGTCGCGCTGTCGATTGACGAGCGCAAGGTCACGCCGAACACGATCATCAACACGTCGCCCGGCACCTACAAGATCGGCCCGGCCGTGATCCACGACACGTCGAACCACGGCTCGCTAACCGTCTCGCAGGCGCTGCAGAAGTCGAGCAACGTCGCGCTCGCGAAGCTGGCACTGAACCTGCCCGCCGAAACGATCTGGAACAAGTACCAGGAATACGGGATCGGCCGCGCGCCGGAGCTGACGTTCCCGGGCGTCGCATCGGGCCGCCTGCGCGGCTACAAGCGCTGGCGGCCGATCGAGCAGGCGACGATGGCGTACGGCTATGGGTTGTCGATGTCGCTGCTGCAGATCGCGCAGACCTACACCGCCTATGCCGGCGACGGCACGCTGCACCCGGTCTCGCTGCTGAAGAACGGCTCCGACCCGCAGACGGTCGCGGCCCATCGTGGCCACCGCGTGACCTCGCCGCAAACTGCTGCGGCGATCCGCGCGATGCTCGAGTCGGCCGTCGGCGAAGGCGGCACGGGGCGCCGCGCGCGCGTCGACGGCTACCGGATCGGCGGCAAGACGGGCACGGCGCGCAAGCAGGTCGGCGCGACCTATGCAAAGGGCAAGTACCGCGCACTGTTCGCGGGGATGGCGCCGATGAGCAACCCGCGCCTGATCGTCGCGGTGATGATCGACGAGCCGCGCGGCAAGGGCTATTACGGCGGCACTGTGGCCGGCCCGGTGTTCTCGTCGGTCACGAGCGGTTCGCTGCAGTTGCTCGGCGTGCCGCCCGACGCGCCGGTCGAGCCGACGCCGAATGCGCCGGCGAAGGCGGCACCACCGAAGACGGTCGCGGCGCCGAAGGCTGCGGCGCAATCGAAAACGGCGGCCGTGCAGAAGACATCGGCCCCCGTGAAAACGGCCACGCAATCCGGCGCGGTCGAACCGGCGAAGGCGGCGGCAGGCTGA
- a CDS encoding DUF3564 family protein — translation MRLTIRINGSESATRHSFAVLWVDTDEGLWSREAHQGIDIPSWGKVRDVEGAMALCAADSGNAVCQLKGLSFSATQREQGPAVLAGEHPDGAWRLQAVDRSTVEPEYHEFISVAR, via the coding sequence ATGCGCCTCACTATTCGGATTAATGGCAGCGAGTCGGCAACCCGTCACTCCTTCGCGGTGCTCTGGGTCGATACCGACGAGGGGCTGTGGTCACGCGAGGCACACCAGGGGATCGATATTCCGAGCTGGGGCAAGGTTCGGGACGTGGAAGGCGCAATGGCCCTCTGCGCGGCCGACAGCGGGAATGCCGTGTGCCAGTTGAAGGGTCTGTCGTTCAGCGCGACGCAGCGCGAACAAGGTCCTGCGGTGCTCGCCGGCGAGCATCCCGACGGCGCGTGGCGCCTGCAGGCGGTTGATCGTTCCACGGTGGAGCCGGAATACCATGAATTTATTTCCGTCGCGCGATAG